TATGCACCCCAGACTACTAGCATCTTCACCTCCATCTGAGTCATGGGAGTGAGCGAGGGGtgtggcaggcaggggagggccttGGCGGGGGTTAACCCTCTCGCTCCCCCAGGGATCGCTGCTCAAGGTGGTCCTGGAGGATTACCTGCGGCTCAAAAAGCTCTTTGCACAGAGGATGGTGCAAAAAGCCTCCTCCTGCCATTCCTCCATCTCTGAGGTAGCCGGGCCAGCCCGGAGCTGTGTGCTGTGCCCCAGCCCTGGGGGTGCTCATTCCTTAACTCCTtcaccctgccctccctccctctttctctccagccaCCCTCATCCTTCTCAGAATCTCTGGAGTTCAGCAGCCAGGGCCAAAGACAGCAATGGGTGGGGTCCAGGAAGTCAGACAGCAGCCCCAGGCCGGGTCTACTTTCTGGGCTCTGCAGTGGCCTTTCCTAGGGTGGGTGCTGAGGAGTGTTTCTCAGACTCAATCCCCAAGAAGATGCCTTTAAAAGGAGTGGCATCCTTATAGGAAACGGGCTGCAGGGACAAACAGACCTACGTAAATTTATTTGCCTGCAGCGACGTCAATACTTTAAACATTGACTTTATTCAAAAACCCAGATTTCCAGGTGGGCCAACAATTCCCAGATGGAATAGGCTAGAGATGAACAGTTCCATGCAGGACAGAAGTGCCACGTATTGAGTTGCCACTATACCCTGTCACCCCTCCAACTTCACCTGTGACACTCCCTCCATGTCTTGATGGAGGACAAACTATTGACCGATCCAGATACCAAAACTGCATCACAGGATCTTTatcaaaaaaaatacacaaaatttgaGATTCTCATGGGAAGCGCACACTCCAAGAACACATACATCCCTAACACCCTAAGTCTGTGCTTCCCCTTTGTAtgcagtttgagaaacactgccacCAGCTGGACAGGCCAGCCTACTACTGCACGAGCCCAAAGTCCCTTGTTTGTAGTAGGAAGGAAACGGGCACAGCAGGTGGGACTTGGGCCATCCACCTGCCTGGCCCCTGGGCATGCCCTTGGGTGGGTCTCAGAGCCGTTGTGGGATCCTGGCCTCTTGCAGCTGATCCAGACTGACCTGGAGGAGGAGCCAGGGCAGCACAGCCCTGGCCAGGGCAGCCTGCGCTTCCGCCACAAGCCGCCGGCAGAGCTCAAGGGCCCCGACGGGATCCACATGGTGCACGGCAGCACAGGCACGTTGCTGGCCACTGACCTTAACAGCCTGCCCGAGGACGACCAGAAGGGCCTGGGTCGCTCACTGGAGACACTGACCACCTCGGAAGCCGGTGCCTTTGAGCGCAATGCTCGCACAGAGTCCGCCAAATCGACGCCCCTGCACAAGCTTCGGGACGTGATCCTGGAGAGTCCCCTGGAGATCACAGAGCTATGACCAGACGGGGGCGTCACTGGTGCGAGCGGCTCCTGTCCCGTCTCCCAGCAcaggcccctccccaggctggctcTGGGCGCACCACCGCGAGCTGGCCTGCAGGCAGCCCACACAGCTGCTCAGAGTCCACCTCTGCCAGACGCCCATTCAGCACCTGACCTCTatcaaaatttgttatttttttaagaaaaccaaacaaaaatgttAAGCATCTAAGGACAAAGGTAAGGAGGGTCACTGGGGGCCCGGGAATCTGAAGACCAACTGAGCCCAGGCTGAGCTCTAAGAGGCCAAGCGggccctttccccctcccctctccacatCCCTGTccttgcccaccccacccccaccccgactctCAGCACCAGAAGAGGGGAGCCCAGAGGGGCATACCCTGCCTGGCCTCCCTGACTCCTGTTCAAGTCCTGATGCGTTTCTAGCACATGCCCGGCTGGACCTCCTGCAAGGGCCAGTGATTGATCCCCGCCTCCCCCCATGGACATGGTCCACATCCGAGAATTGCGTGCTCTACATCTCACTGGCTTCCCATCTGCCCGGCTCATAAAGAGAAATGACTGGTGTTCCCCTGGGTTCTGAATATAGagtgtttgtttctgtgtattccttttttaaattaagttattcCCTCAACATTTTCCCCTTGATTTTGTTTAACTGGCACTCACTGAAAGTTTCTGGAAtggtttgaattttaaataagaaaagcaactcaCAAGGAACCGGCAATTCAATTCCTTCAGTTAGCTCTGGCTCCATAAACTACCCTCCTtggggtgggcagggcagagggtgAAGAGCGGAGCCGAACTGGGCCTCACATCCAGGGGTCCCTAGGACCCACTCACTCAAAAACCGAACTCCCCTGGCCGAGGTGGTACAGAAGCATTCAGGCTCAGGTCTGGTTCAcagagtttatttattattaaatcacAGAAACTTTAgtgcaaaacaaaccaaaaaatcgTTAAGTCCACTTAATAGCAACTGCGTATCTCGCTGTCTCCTGGCAACTAGAAGTGGAAAAGAGAAGGCCGGGTAGGAGAGGAGGCCGCCGAGGCCCCTGGGCAGCAGGCCCAGCAGACCCTCTACCTGAAAGCCAAAGGCTTAGGAGCTTGTCATCCACATTGATTTGAAGGTTAGAAAGAACATCCTCGAAATGAGGGCTGGAGCGGAGGGGGCTTGGACGCCCAGGGCCCGCGGGCCCCGGGTGGCAGTACAGACACACAAAGCAAGGCTTCCACAGCCACGAGGACACAAAAGCAAGCAAGAGGCGGTCACCACTGTCCACGCTCACGCACAAAAGCAGGCCCACAGGACCTCCACACGGAGCTAAATGACATTCAGGCAGGTTTTCCCCTCCCACCCAAACCCACAGAACCCCAGACAAGGCCTCACCAGCAAAGACACAGGAAAGCTGAATCGAAGGTCGACGGGAGACAGCAAACCCAAGCCTCACCCAGGTCTCCTAGCAGCTGCTTCCTCAATCCTCCCAACAGTGAAAACTACgcaattttaaaaagcctaattATTCTGAGCCTCTCATCTTTCATATAAAACTgcctttgttttgcttctttgtatAGCAGCCAGTCGGCGCAGAAGAGGGGCGGTCCCCGCGTGGGGTAGGCGGAGGGCCCAGAACAAGGCCGCGGCCCGGAGGCTGGAGAGGAGGCTCGGGTCAGCACCCACAACCCCTgccgcctcctccagggagccgcAAAGGCAGGCTGAAAGAGCCCCAGTGCACAGGACATCCTCGGCGGTCAAGCAAGGGAGGGGACACTGAAGCGGCTACGCGTGGCAGAGGGCGAGGTGCCTCCTCTGCTGACGGCAATGCTACCATcgggaggcaggaaaggagggagggaaaggagggaaggaaagggggtcCTAGTTTATAACAGAGTCATTAGATCTGTGTGTTCAATGCCCCAGACACACAGGTAGGAAAAGATGCTGCAGTTTCTCCCAGAAGGAACATCCCTTCTAGTTCCACACGTGACGTTTGCAATGCTCGACAGCCTAACAGGAGAGAGGAAACTGGGTTTAGTCTTCACGTGACAGATTGTACCCATGGCCCATTAGTGCATCAGACATGCAAAAATGGGACCTGTTTGTTATCTTGTCCTAAGTCGGCTAGACAGCACCTCATTGAAAACTGAGGAGCACGTACCCACTCCAGTGCTGGGGACCCCGAGGCAAGGCCCAGGGTCGCAGCTACAAGCACTCGCGTGTTTCACCCATGCACATAGGGCCCTGGTCCCCTCCATCTGCTTACATGTGCAGTCCTGGCGCTCAGGGGGCTGCACAGAGGACCCCAGGGCAGACCTCCTCACCCACCAGGGGGCACACCAGCTCAAGCCTGGCGGACAGTGGCCCCAAGGGCACATCCACCCAGATAGCAGCAAAAGCCTACTCCTCTATTGACTGTGCTATGGACCAGGCCTGGTGGAGCAAGGAAGTGGCCGTGTCTGGCATTGCCACACTGACACAACCCTACTAGCACAGTCATGCCCGGCTGGTCACAAGGAACCTGCTCGAGGAAGAAAAAGTTTCGCAAAGGAGCATTAAGTAACTGACTGGCCCACACACGTCCCCACCCAGGAAAGCAGTGTGGGGCACCGCCAGTGACTGCCCCATCAAGATGGCACCACAGCACTTCGCAACAAATGGGCAGCGCCAGCTCTCAGGGCCGTTGAAAACCAACATCGGGCCTTGGGTGAAGAGTCAGCCCAGGCTCAAGACTGACCCAAGGGACAGGACTTGTGCAACCTCAGGGGTGGCCTCACGTGAATGGGCTCCTGACCCTGTCACAGGAGAACTAAGGCAAGAACAGGCAAACAAGCCCAAAGCACTGAAGAACACCCCCATCCTTCTCACCAGCAAGAGCACAGCCTTCTTGCCTCTGCGGGGCCAAGACAGATAAGCCTAAGcgcttctctgggcctcagttaccCGCCCCCCTCAACTCCCACCCACCAGACATGAAGGCAGGGTAGACCGCTGACTGCAGAGGGGCCCTACTGACACAGGGCTGTCGCAGGAGCTGCCCAGCTGGCAAGGCAGGCCCGCAGAGCACCTGCCCGGCTACTCACATTGCACTGGGTGGCTGCCTCCATGCTCTGGCACCAGTAGCTAGGGCCCCAGACACACTTCTCAGTTCCCAAAAGAGGCTTACGGCCTGCGGGGCAGGCTCCAATTTTCTGTATGGTGAAAAAAGggcaaaaggaggaggaaagaattaGATCTGCTCAACTGATCCTTTCCAAAACCAGATTATCTGCTTCTAGAAGCAACTAGAACTCTGACATAGCTTCCAAAGTCAGCGTGGCTGAGTGAAGTGCTGTGGGCCCACCCCTAGCCCAAGACTCGGCCAGAGTCTGAGGAGCCCTTCTGtacagagccacccagaggaGCTTACCAAGCACACGAAGGAAGGGTCCATCACCTCCACGAGGATTTCAATCAGCACGGGCTCATACTCAGTCACAAACTGATCACACTGTAGGGTAAACACAGATACAGACCCAGGTCTAGGGGTGTCCACGCAGAGTGGGGGGCACGAAAGGAGGGGCGCTATACATGTTCTTCCTAAAGAATTCCTGCCACTGCCAACCCAGGACCCTCTTCCCAGATGCCCCACGCGCCCACACTCAGCCTCACCTCACCTGCCCGTTATTTCCCCCCGTACCTCCCCCTGAACCAACAGACTGCCTCTAAGGAATGGCTAGCACTCCCTGAAAACCTCAGTCATGGGTACAATCAATGAgccacctcaggctctgccctcTCCAAGCAGATTCTGACCCAGGGCATACCTGCTTCTGGTATGGGTCAGGCAGGAAGCTGCAGCCTTTCTCCAGGGCAGCCAGGATCTCCTGCTTCGTGCTGTTTTTCTCCAGGTTGTGGTCCAAATAGCTCACCAGCTTCTTGCATACCTCACAGAAGCCACCGTCCTTCGGCTGGATCATGCGAACTGCACACAGGAGCACAGGCTCAGTACCGGCCGGGCCGTTTCCCACCACAGGGCCGGCCAGCCACACCATCATCCCGCTCACCAGGCAACACGGGCAGCCCCTGGGTGGAGCAGAGATGGAGCATCTTGCACACCAGTTCGGGGGCCGCCTCCTGCAGGAGGATGGACAGGATGGACGTGCCGTAAGTGTCTACCACCTCTTGGCACTCTTCAGATAAGGATACAGGCAATTTTGAGCACACGCCCTCCAAAGTGTGAAGTATTTCTTCCTGAAACACAAAAGAGGATCATTATTAGATGAGATGCTGGACAGGCCTGGGAAAGATTCTCAAAATACTAACATGATCCAGGAAACCAGTCAGCAGCAAGGTGCAGTCTCCTCCCCAAAAAGACCAGACCCAGGACCCCAGCCCAGAGGGGCCCACTGGTGGGCAGCAGGTGTGCAGATTCCCGAGGCTGTGTCCAATGCCAGCGAGGGCCAAGTCCACCTCTTCTGCTGGTTCTGCCACTGGGGACGGGCACTCTAGCACTCTGGAAACACACGTACCTCAGTCCTGTTGTTGTCGATCAGCTTGGCCACCTCCTTCACCACGTACTCACAGACCTCGCACTTTACGCTAGCCTTCGCCTGGACCATGTCCTTCTGTTGAAAGGGCAAGAGAGCACTTTAATTCAGAGACCCTCGCCTCACCCCTGGGCCCTGCTGCTCTAAAGGGTAAGGAATACCCTGTGACCAGGGACAAGAGACTATCACCCATAAGGTGGCCTCTTCCCAGTCAGGAGTTCCCGTCCCTGATGGTTTTACATGGCAAGAGACCCATCCCTTTGCACAGTCCTCTACCGCCACCATATCCTGCcatgcaccccccacccccaaaacccaGGAATTCGTACTTCAAGAGACAGAAGCAGTGAAACCATCCCCCAACCCCAAAGAGCTGTCCACATGATATATCAGGTCACAATCATTTCATCATTCCAGAGTCATTTTGGGAAGGTGGATGGGAGAGCAGGGGAGTGAGGACTCACTTCCTGTCTACCATTTAGAAGACAAAGCTTTAAACACATTTCAGGTCTGCTCCTGAGTGTCAAGTCTCATTAGGACCTGAGACTGCTTTCCTACAGCCTGCCTTGAATCAAGTAATCCTGCCGAGGAGAGCTTTCTTGTGACAGGAAGaacattctcctctctgcctctgctgtcCGGCAGGGCAGCACAAGCCACATGGGTCTACTGAGCTCCTGAAAAGTGGCTACAGAAACCAAGGAGTGGATTTTATTTACACGtgcagccacatgtggccagaATACAAGCTGTAACTCCCCTAATTTTCTCTGGCTGCTAATCTGGTCAGCAAGACGGGCAGGCGGGAGCGCTTCCCTAGCCCCGTCTGACTTAAACCCATGGTCCGCACGCTGCACGTGCTGAGGGAGGGCTGAGAAGGGAGACGAGGTGGCCAGGGGTCAAGGGACATGGCAACGTCTGGAACAAGAAGTGTGTGCGCGTGCCCTGCAATAAAAGGTTGTGTGGTCCAGACCTTTCAGGAGCTACACTGCAAGCCTGATGAATGCCAGGACATGCAACACAGTGGATCTTTACCAAGTGAAGGGTGCCGGGGAAACGAGGCAAACACCCATGCGTGCAAGCAGCACGCCGAGAAGCTTCTGCATGAGTCCTGGGGTGTTCTGGGAACATGGAGTTTGTACTCCGGCGACGGGGCAGGGTGGAGGACACAAACATACTAGAAGGTTAGAGGTGCCACAGGTGCAGGCTGACCCTGTGAAGCCCTCGGGCTTATAACTCAAGAAACAAACGCACTCAGGGCTGGGAGCGGGGTGCTGCCCTAGTAGAGGAACGGTCTCAAACTCAAACACCTTCAGCAGCCAAACAGGGAACCAAAATAGTGCATGCCTCACAGAACGTGGTACCACAGGGCGTTACACAGCCCGGGCCAGTACAAACAGGGCCAGCAGATACCTTAATGGGCTCCACCAGTTCCAACGCAGGGATGGTGTTCTCGGAGGCCACTCTGGCAGGCACCAGAGTCTGCATGGGCATCTCCTTCACTTGCTCACAGAACCCAACCAGGCCACAAATCTCCTTGGGTTGCTAAAGAAGGCACAGAAAAAGCAGTCAGAGGCAGGCCTGCACCCACCGCCCCCTCAGCTCCACTCTCTAAACACAAAGGCTACGGCGCTGGGGGGGCATCCCAGTCACAGCGTCGAGCGTGAGGAGGTGGGATTTCTCATCATTAAATCTAAAGGGACCCCCGCGAGTACAGACGTACCAGCTTCACGCAGGGAGGCAGCCACGCAAAGCTGAGGGGAGAGCAGACAGAACCACGTCCCTGCTCTGACCAGAGCACCCCCGGAAAGCGAGCCTTCTGGTGCCTGTTCCCTTTCACAGCCAATCAGATCCTCCTCCAAGCACACCTGGTCTGCTCTAGAACCTGTTTCTCAGTCCAGTCAGTTCACTCTCAGTAGGAAATAGGCTGCATGTTCTTCGAGAGGAAGAACTGCTGTGCCCATACACTAACAGAAAGTTGAAAATCctggaaataaacccacactcGATCTTTCAGTGGCAGgaccatttaaagaagaaatgcttggctttttaaaaaccatattcttggggtgcttgggtggctcagctggttaagtgaccaacttcagctcaggtcatgatctcagtctgggggttcgagccccgtgtccggctctgtgcaaacagcctggagcctgcttcagattctgtctctctctctctctctcgccctcccctgctcgtgctcgctcactcgctctccctctcaaataaacattaaataaataaataaaattctgttttcacaACTGCATAAACACAGTACACACAAAAACCCAAGGCCTCAGAGCGATCAATCCTTTCGGGTCACAGACGCTCCAGATGGATCCCCTTCCCATCCAGATAACAAACCCCAGGGAACTTATAATTTGGACATCTTGACCATTTCACGATGATAATGGCCAAGAGGGAGAAAAGTATACACACTCTGTGTACTGCGTGAACCAAATGCAACCAGCAATGAGCTCTGGGCCTGACAGTGTCTGCCTCCCACCACCAAACTATAAAGCAGCAGGGCAGGACTGCTAAAAAGAGCACTGTTTGGCAGAAGAGCTAGACTGTGGCTATCCTTCACCTTGTTTTAGTTTCGAGAAGTCTTTAGAATTAAGTAAGATTGGGGAAGTCTGGAACGTATCCTAAATACCCTGTCTTTGGCACACTTTAagaatggggggagggaaaggagaatggGGCCAAAGACACAGCAAGCTGTTTAGAAAAAAAGACCAAGACTCAGGAGGTGTGTGGCTGCTTTATCTCAGATGAGCTCTGTTCTCCTAACTCCTTGGGGCAGCGTGGGTGAAAACGCAGGTATTTCGGCCACAGTCCTCTCCCATTAGACttcaaaatatctttgaaaactCTGTTCCTACAGAGAGGTGCCGTGCTCCAAAGGGGGTACTGCCTCAGTAAGTATGGTCTGGGGACTCGGTCTCCATATTGTATCACCAGTGGCCTGGCTCTTGAGCCATCTGATATGGTTCCAGGATCTGCAGGACCCCATCACCCAGAGGGGCAGAAGCCACAATCAAGAGATTATTTCCAAGTCTCTGGATCCAACAGACGGGAACAGTCTGCTCACTGTTTGCAAATGATTTGCTCATGCAGCAGAGGCATTTCTGGGGCGAAGAAAAATAGGACTAAAGACATGCAATCCTCCCTTAGTCATCACAGAAACACTGGAAGTCAGGCCTAcaattaaggaaactgaggcatctcCGGGGTCACCCGTGGTTACCCATCAGCACATTGGTGGCATGCACATGGCCAGCTTAGTGCTGGTTTTTAAcccgagttcaagccctcctGGACTTCCTTTTCTGACCCCCTGAAGGGGAGATGAGACCCTCCCCCCTAAATCACAGGGGGGAGATGCAGAAGCTCCCCTACCAGCATAGTTATTAACACAGATcatgccattaaaaaaacaaaaaaactgagcaAAATTAACTACAAGCAGCAGCAGACCACTACTACAAGCAAATCCCCCATCACATACCTGATCCTGCtgttgaacaaaacaaaaaaaaaacaacaggaaatcagagatgaaaataagagaaaggaaaggacacaacagttaagaaaaaattaaagcaacatCAGTTAACCAAGGTTGTAAGGATGTCACCAGAAGTTCAGGGAAACCGTGCACAGATCAGCAACCTACCTTGTTCCTGTTATTTCAGGGGCCCCAAAAGCTACTGTGGCCCTCAAGGGACAGACCACACTGTCCAGTTGTGTGCGCACTGTCCCCATGCTCCCGCCACACCGAATCATGCCCAAAACACTGGACCACAGGTCCCAGGAAATGCCAGGTTCTGAGGCGCTCTCCGTCCTCAGAAGCCTCAGCCCACCGTGCCTGCAGGGCCGTCCCCCCAGGCGGTAAGCAGCAAGTGGAACAAGACACAGGAGTGCCCAAATCAGGGGTGTGTGCGGGAACATACACCCAGAGGGGTCAGGGGTCCTGAAGCACACCCCCCGCGGCCTGGGCCTCAGGGCACCAAAGGCCATCCTGGAAGGCCGATGGGACAACAGATCAAAAGCCTTACCCCTTGATTCAGCAACTCCCATTTCAGTTCTCTGTACTAAGGGAGCAACGGGATCTGCCCACCTATCTATCTAACTGTAGGGTGCTCATCATGCttttgataccaaaagcaaaccTCAAAGCAATCTAAATATCCAAAGGGGACTGGTGTCATAAATTATGTTCTACCCAAACAGGTTATGCAGccacttaaaaatcattttgtatcAGAATGTTTAATGaccaataaaatacatttttgagcaAACAAACTGAAGTTTGAAGTATGACATAACCTTATAACCCcgctattttttttaaccacaaattATTTTTGATTTGGGAAGTGTTACCCGTATTTTCAAAAAACGTCTATGCGgtaaaatttttatcatgagaACATATTTTTACTCAGCTGTGAGGAAGCACTTGGCCATTAACCAAATCAAGTCAGATCAAAGGCTTATTTATTTCCTACTCTAGCTCCATGTCTTTGTGGGTTGCCTCTCAACTATTTTTAGAACAAGGTATGTTGTCATAATCCCAGTGCCTGGTCGGAGCCCCCGAGCAATTACCGCAGGGCCACAGAGTTAAATCTTGTAGACGTTCCAGGCTGTGAGGACTCAACTATTCCACCCTGTTGTTGCAACAGAAAATGGGATGCGCATGGCTGTGTCCAGCAGAACTTTACAAAAACACAGGCTGGGCcacagtttgctgacccctggctgGAGAACAAACTCAAGGACCACAGGTCAATCTCAACACAGAAAGTCAGCAGCAGGATGGAGAGAAAGTGCAACCCATCCCCCCGACTCAGGCAGCTCAGCTCTCAGGAAGCCAGGGCATGCTCCCAATTTCAGAATACCACCACCCTGATTCGGACAACGGTTTTCTGCACGGAGCTAGCTAGCCCACGTGCACGCTCAGGATTTTCTCCCTCTAGTAACGGAGGGATGCCCAAACCACCCAGAAGCATCAGAAGCAAGTGCAGGAGTTAGGAGCTCAGGCAGCAGCTCTAGCTAACACTGCTACAGGGCGCAGGACCAACTGTGAGAGGCGGGATTCACCGCACCCACCAACTGCAGCTGCTACATAGCAGTTCTCAGCCCAGGCCTCGCTTCAAGAGCAGACTcttcccaggggccccagggtgaAAGGCAGATGCCAGGAATCTGACAGCCAGCTCACATATGCACAGGCAAACAAATGACCAGGAAGCCACCAAGGCAGTCCTGGGGGCTGAGCTGCCTCAGGCTCTTCCCTGGCTGCGGAAGGTAAAGGGGAGGGGGACTGAGTTGCAGGTAGAGTCTGCTGGTTGAAAAAGGTTCATTTTGACCCAATTCATTATTTGAAGGGAATAAGGGAAAACTAAACCATGGTATTTTCAAAATCCTGGGAATCACAGagtttgagacagagaa
The genomic region above belongs to Suricata suricatta isolate VVHF042 chromosome 2, meerkat_22Aug2017_6uvM2_HiC, whole genome shotgun sequence and contains:
- the PSAP gene encoding prosaposin isoform X3, producing MYSLFLLASCLGAALASPVLGLKECTRGSAVWCQNVKTAAECGAVKHCLQTVWNKPTVKSLPCDICKDVITAAGDMLKDNATEQEILVYLERTCDWLPNPNLSASCKEMVDSYLPVILDMIKGQMSNPGEVCSALNLCESLQKHLAELNHQKALEANKIPELDVAEVVAPFMANIPLLLDPQDGPRGEPQPTAGGDVCQDCIQMVTDIQNAVRNNATFVEALVNHAKEQCDLLGPGMSDMCKNYINQYSDIAVQMMMHMQPKEICGLVGFCEQVKEMPMQTLVPARVASENTIPALELVEPIKKDMVQAKASVKCEVCEYVVKEVAKLIDNNRTEEEILHTLEGVCSKLPVSLSEECQEVVDTYGTSILSILLQEAAPELVCKMLHLCSTQGLPVLPVRMIQPKDGGFCEVCKKLVSYLDHNLEKNSTKQEILAALEKGCSFLPDPYQKQCDQFVTEYEPVLIEILVEVMDPSFVCLKIGACPAGRKPLLGTEKCVWGPSYWCQSMEAATQCNAVEHCKRHVWN
- the PSAP gene encoding prosaposin isoform X1 translates to MYSLFLLASCLGAALASPVLGLKECTRGSAVWCQNVKTAAECGAVKHCLQTVWNKPTVKSLPCDICKDVITAAGDMLKDNATEQEILVYLERTCDWLPNPNLSASCKEMVDSYLPVILDMIKGQMSNPGEVCSALNLCESLQKHLAELNHQKALEANKIPELDVAEVVAPFMANIPLLLDPQDGPRGEPQPTAGGDVCQDCIQMVTDIQNAVRNNATFVEALVNHAKEQCDLLGPGMSDMCKNYINQYSDIAVQMMMHMQDQQPKEICGLVGFCEQVKEMPMQTLVPARVASENTIPALELVEPIKKDMVQAKASVKCEVCEYVVKEVAKLIDNNRTEEEILHTLEGVCSKLPVSLSEECQEVVDTYGTSILSILLQEAAPELVCKMLHLCSTQGLPVLPVRMIQPKDGGFCEVCKKLVSYLDHNLEKNSTKQEILAALEKGCSFLPDPYQKQCDQFVTEYEPVLIEILVEVMDPSFVCLKIGACPAGRKPLLGTEKCVWGPSYWCQSMEAATQCNAVEHCKRHVWN
- the PSAP gene encoding prosaposin isoform X2 — translated: MYSLFLLASCLGAALASPVLGLKECTRGSAVWCQNVKTAAECGAVKHCLQTVWNKPTVKSLPCDICKDVITAAGDMLKDNATEQEILVYLERTCDWLPNPNLSASCKEMVDSYLPVILDMIKGQMSNPGEVCSALNLCESLQKHLAELNHQKALEANKIPELDVAEVVAPFMANIPLLLDPQDGPRGEPQPTAGGDVCQDCIQMVTDIQNAVRNNATFVEALVNHAKEQCDLLGPGMSDMCKNYINQYSDIAVQMMMHMDQQPKEICGLVGFCEQVKEMPMQTLVPARVASENTIPALELVEPIKKDMVQAKASVKCEVCEYVVKEVAKLIDNNRTEEEILHTLEGVCSKLPVSLSEECQEVVDTYGTSILSILLQEAAPELVCKMLHLCSTQGLPVLPVRMIQPKDGGFCEVCKKLVSYLDHNLEKNSTKQEILAALEKGCSFLPDPYQKQCDQFVTEYEPVLIEILVEVMDPSFVCLKIGACPAGRKPLLGTEKCVWGPSYWCQSMEAATQCNAVEHCKRHVWN